In Desulfovibrio psychrotolerans, a single window of DNA contains:
- a CDS encoding RrF2 family transcriptional regulator: protein MKLSARARYAVRLLLVLAEHAEHTDIVNTTTLSAHTGVSVQFIEQIIRPLKQEGMVVSTRGVMGGHALGRDAASITLGDVVRAIEGPIDLIPCCDESVAEECPRHENCPTRPAWLHISRVLEREMDAITLADLLTSPASLPDRHAAPPMGRARSASRHLSLVPRYD, encoded by the coding sequence ATGAAGCTCTCCGCCCGCGCACGCTACGCTGTCCGCCTGCTGCTTGTCCTTGCGGAACACGCTGAGCATACAGACATCGTAAACACCACCACCCTCTCGGCGCACACCGGCGTTTCCGTGCAGTTCATCGAGCAGATCATCCGTCCCCTCAAGCAGGAAGGCATGGTAGTCAGCACGCGCGGCGTCATGGGCGGGCACGCGCTGGGCAGAGATGCCGCCTCCATCACGCTGGGCGATGTGGTCCGGGCCATAGAAGGCCCCATAGACCTCATCCCCTGCTGCGACGAGTCCGTTGCCGAAGAATGCCCCCGCCACGAAAACTGTCCCACCCGCCCCGCATGGCTGCACATCTCCCGCGTTCTGGAACGCGAGATGGACGCCATAACCCTTGCAGACCTGCTCACCAGCCCGGCCTCCCTGCCGGACCGCCATGCCGCGCCGCCCATGGGCCGTGCCCGCAGTGCGTCCCGGCACCTTTCGCTGGTCCCCAGATACGACTAA
- a CDS encoding ABC transporter substrate-binding protein, which translates to MKRSGLLLAVLVLLFTRTAFAADPIRIGAVFSSTGPASFLGEPEKNSLLMAADSINAAGGILGRQVEIIHYDDETDVNKCVLAVEKLARKDRVSAIVGPTTSGNTLAIMRNMERYGIPLVSCASSDKIVQPVNPWVFKVAPSDNFAIETLLDNILATGAKRIAILTVSDGYGQSGRAGLLSLIPQAGLELVADEVYGPKDTDMTAQLTKIRGLGADATICWGTNPGPAVIARNHKQLGMTTPLYMSHGVASKKFIELAGDAAEGLILPAGRLIVADQIPDGHPQKAMLLDYAAGYTQRFKADVSTFGGHAWDAMLLLKAAIEKAGSDDPKAIRDAMEQVTGLVGTAGIFSFSAEDHGGLDKTAFEVIRIENADWTIVR; encoded by the coding sequence ATGAAACGTTCCGGGCTGTTACTCGCTGTATTGGTGCTTCTTTTTACCCGCACCGCCTTTGCGGCAGACCCCATCCGAATAGGCGCGGTCTTTTCCAGCACCGGCCCGGCATCCTTCCTCGGAGAGCCGGAAAAAAACAGCCTGCTCATGGCTGCGGATTCCATCAACGCCGCCGGTGGCATTCTGGGCAGGCAGGTGGAAATCATCCACTATGATGACGAGACAGACGTAAACAAATGCGTCCTCGCCGTGGAAAAGCTGGCCCGCAAGGACCGGGTTTCAGCCATTGTGGGCCCCACCACCTCCGGCAACACGCTGGCCATCATGCGCAACATGGAACGCTACGGCATCCCGCTGGTTTCCTGCGCCTCTTCAGACAAGATCGTCCAGCCGGTGAACCCATGGGTCTTCAAGGTGGCTCCCTCCGACAATTTCGCCATAGAAACCCTTCTGGACAATATCCTTGCCACGGGTGCCAAACGCATCGCCATCCTCACCGTCTCTGACGGCTACGGCCAGTCCGGTCGCGCCGGATTACTCTCGCTCATCCCGCAGGCTGGTCTGGAACTGGTCGCGGACGAGGTCTACGGCCCCAAAGACACAGACATGACCGCCCAACTTACCAAAATCCGCGGACTCGGCGCAGATGCCACCATCTGCTGGGGCACCAACCCCGGCCCCGCCGTCATCGCGCGCAACCACAAGCAGCTCGGCATGACCACCCCGCTGTACATGAGCCATGGCGTTGCCTCCAAAAAATTCATTGAGCTGGCGGGCGACGCGGCAGAAGGACTCATCCTGCCCGCAGGCCGCCTCATCGTTGCCGACCAGATTCCCGACGGCCACCCGCAAAAGGCCATGCTGCTCGATTACGCCGCAGGCTACACCCAGCGTTTCAAGGCAGATGTGTCCACTTTCGGCGGACACGCATGGGACGCCATGCTCCTGCTCAAGGCCGCCATTGAGAAAGCCGGCAGCGACGATCCCAAGGCCATCCGCGATGCCATGGAACAGGTAACGGGCCTTGTGGGCACGGCGGGCATCTTCTCCTTCTCCGCAGAAGACCACGGCGGGCTGGATAAAACCGCCTTCGAAGTCATCCGCATAGAAAACGCCGACTGGACCATTGTGCGCTAG